The following proteins are encoded in a genomic region of Streptococcus constellatus subsp. constellatus:
- the dnaN gene encoding DNA polymerase III subunit beta, giving the protein MINFSINKNLFLQALNTTKRAISHKNAIPILSTVKIDVTNEGITLIGSNGQISIENFISIKNENAGLLVTSSGSILLEATFFINVVSSLPDITLDFKEIDQKQIVLTSGKSEITLKGKDADQYPRIQEISASNPLVLETSVLKNIINETAFAASTQESRPILTGVHFVLTENKNLKTVATDSHRMSQKQIILEKNGDNFDVVIPSRSLREFSAVFTDDIETVEIYFTNNQLLFRSENISFYTRLLEGNYPDTDRLIPTDFNNIITFDTNNLRYAMERARLLSNATQNGTVKLEIINGVVSAHVNSPEVGRVNEEIDTESISGQDLTISFNPTYLIDSLKAIDSEKVTISFISAVRPFTLVPNDDTENFIQLITPVRTN; this is encoded by the coding sequence ATGATTAACTTTTCAATCAATAAAAATTTATTTTTACAAGCTTTAAATACCACCAAGCGGGCTATTAGTCACAAAAATGCTATACCAATTCTTTCTACAGTAAAAATTGATGTCACAAATGAAGGGATTACATTGATTGGCTCTAATGGTCAAATCTCTATTGAAAATTTTATTTCAATTAAAAACGAAAATGCAGGGCTTTTAGTAACTTCTTCGGGCTCTATTTTACTTGAAGCAACTTTTTTCATCAATGTAGTATCAAGTCTTCCTGATATAACACTTGATTTTAAAGAAATTGATCAAAAGCAGATTGTTCTAACAAGTGGAAAATCAGAAATCACTTTAAAAGGAAAAGATGCAGATCAATATCCTCGTATTCAAGAAATTTCAGCAAGTAATCCCTTGGTTCTTGAAACAAGTGTTCTTAAAAATATCATTAATGAGACAGCTTTTGCGGCTAGTACACAAGAAAGTCGTCCGATTTTAACAGGAGTTCATTTTGTCTTAACAGAAAATAAAAATTTAAAGACAGTTGCAACAGATTCTCATCGGATGAGTCAAAAGCAAATTATTTTAGAAAAAAATGGAGATAACTTTGATGTTGTTATTCCTAGTCGTTCTTTACGTGAATTTTCAGCCGTTTTTACGGATGATATTGAAACAGTAGAAATTTACTTCACAAATAATCAATTGCTCTTTAGAAGTGAAAATATTAGCTTTTATACACGGCTTCTTGAAGGAAACTATCCTGATACCGATCGTTTAATTCCAACTGATTTTAATAACATAATTACTTTTGATACTAACAATCTTCGTTATGCAATGGAACGTGCACGTCTTCTTTCAAATGCGACTCAAAATGGAACAGTAAAATTAGAAATTATAAATGGTGTAGTTAGTGCACATGTTAACTCCCCTGAAGTTGGACGTGTGAATGAAGAAATTGATACTGAAAGTATTTCAGGTCAAGATTTAACCATTAGTTTCAATCCAACTTATTTAATTGATTCTTTAAAAGCTATTGACAGTGAAAAAGTTACAATCAGCTTTATTTCAGCTGTTCGCCCATTCACTTTGGTACCAAATGATGACACAGAAAACTTTATTCAATTGATTACACCAGTGAGAACAAATTAA
- a CDS encoding DUF951 domain-containing protein — MYNVGNFVEMKKPHACIIKSTGKKANRWEIIRVGADIKIRCTNCQHIVMMSRYDFGRKLKKVLGN; from the coding sequence ATGTATAATGTAGGAAATTTTGTTGAAATGAAAAAACCACATGCTTGTATCATTAAATCCACAGGCAAAAAAGCAAATCGTTGGGAAATTATTCGAGTAGGTGCAGATATTAAAATTCGCTGTACAAATTGTCAACATATTGTGATGATGAGCCGATATGATTTTGGACGAAAATTGAAAAAAGTTCTAGGAAATTAA
- a CDS encoding YehR family lipoprotein, with protein sequence MKKSYFKQLLLGFVTIVSLIILGACGAQEKTMSFQRIDQNLQYDLRLTYYYKGDIVTKQTTDSFWSYKTLGATKKEDVKDRIDKTSQMYQNIKGIKEKVVYEDKGVRESLEINFNKVDFDKLVNLPGMYTDKNTRKSKKVSMKASKKFLTSKGFKEVTDGKFEKLK encoded by the coding sequence ATGAAAAAAAGTTATTTTAAACAATTGTTACTTGGCTTTGTTACAATTGTTTCACTAATTATCCTTGGAGCATGTGGAGCCCAAGAAAAAACAATGTCATTCCAAAGAATTGATCAAAATTTACAATATGACTTACGATTAACTTATTATTATAAAGGAGATATTGTCACAAAACAAACTACTGATTCATTTTGGTCTTATAAAACATTAGGAGCTACTAAAAAAGAAGATGTTAAAGATAGAATTGATAAAACTTCACAAATGTATCAAAATATTAAGGGGATTAAAGAAAAAGTTGTTTATGAAGATAAAGGAGTTAGAGAAAGTTTAGAAATTAACTTCAATAAAGTAGACTTTGATAAATTAGTAAACTTACCTGGAATGTACACAGATAAAAATACAAGAAAATCTAAAAAAGTTAGCATGAAAGCTAGTAAAAAGTTCTTAACAAGTAAAGGTTTTAAAGAAGTTACAGATGGTAAATTTGAAAAATTAAAATAA
- the ychF gene encoding redox-regulated ATPase YchF, with protein MALTAGIVGLPNVGKSTLFNAITKAGAEAANYPFATIDPNVGMVEVPDVRLQKLTELIVPKKTVPTTFEFTDIAGIVKGASKGEGLGNKFLANIREVDAIVHVVRAFDDENVMREQGRESSFVDPMADIETINLELILADLESINKRYARVEKVARTQKDKDSVAEFHVLQKIKPVLENGLSARTIEFDEEEQKIVKKLFLLTTKPVLYVANVGEDEVADPDNIDYVQQIREFAATENAEVVVISARAEEEISELDDEDRVEFLEAMGLDESGVDKLTRAAYHLLGLGTYFTAGEKEVRAWTFKRGIKAPQAAGIIHSDFEKGFIRAVTMSYDDLVKYGSEKAVKEAGRLREEGKEYIVQDGDIMEFRFNV; from the coding sequence ATGGCTTTAACAGCAGGAATTGTGGGATTGCCTAATGTTGGAAAATCCACTTTATTTAATGCAATTACAAAAGCGGGAGCAGAAGCAGCTAACTATCCCTTTGCGACGATAGACCCTAATGTTGGTATGGTTGAAGTACCAGATGTCCGTTTACAGAAGTTGACAGAACTTATTGTTCCTAAAAAGACTGTACCAACAACGTTTGAGTTTACAGATATTGCAGGTATTGTCAAGGGAGCGTCGAAGGGTGAAGGCCTTGGTAATAAATTTTTAGCTAATATTCGTGAAGTAGATGCTATCGTTCATGTAGTGCGGGCTTTTGATGATGAAAATGTTATGCGTGAGCAAGGACGTGAGTCGAGTTTTGTTGACCCAATGGCTGATATTGAAACAATTAATCTTGAGTTGATTTTAGCAGATTTGGAAAGTATCAACAAACGCTATGCACGTGTGGAAAAAGTTGCTCGAACCCAAAAAGATAAAGATTCAGTAGCTGAGTTTCATGTTTTGCAAAAAATTAAGCCAGTTTTGGAAAATGGTTTATCAGCTCGTACCATTGAATTTGATGAGGAAGAACAAAAGATTGTCAAAAAATTATTTTTATTGACCACAAAACCAGTGCTTTATGTTGCTAATGTTGGTGAAGATGAGGTAGCAGATCCTGATAATATTGATTATGTTCAACAAATTCGCGAATTTGCAGCAACTGAAAATGCAGAGGTAGTTGTCATATCTGCGCGTGCTGAAGAAGAAATTTCTGAACTTGATGATGAAGATAGGGTGGAATTTTTAGAAGCAATGGGCTTAGATGAATCTGGAGTTGATAAATTAACCAGAGCAGCTTATCATTTATTAGGACTTGGAACTTATTTTACAGCAGGAGAAAAGGAAGTTCGAGCTTGGACATTTAAACGTGGCATAAAAGCACCACAAGCAGCTGGAATTATTCACTCAGACTTTGAGAAAGGCTTCATTCGTGCTGTAACCATGTCTTATGATGATTTAGTAAAATATGGGAGTGAAAAAGCAGTCAAGGAAGCAGGACGGCTACGCGAAGAAGGAAAAGAATATATCGTTCAAGATGGCGATATTATGGAATTTAGATTTAATGTGTAA
- the pth gene encoding aminoacyl-tRNA hydrolase yields the protein MVKMFVGLGNPGEKYFETKHNIGFMMVDKLCKEKQLTFTVDKIFQAELASTFFNGEKVYFVKPTTFMNESGRAVHALLSYYGLDIEDLVVIYDDLDMEVGKIRLRTKGSAGGHNGIKSIIKHIGTQEFKRIKIGIGRPKNNMTIIHYVLGKFAKEDYAIILNTLDKVDDAVKYYLQSNDFEQTMQQYNG from the coding sequence ATGGTAAAGATGTTTGTAGGGTTAGGAAATCCTGGAGAAAAATATTTTGAGACAAAACATAATATCGGATTTATGATGGTTGACAAACTATGTAAAGAAAAACAATTAACATTTACAGTTGATAAAATTTTTCAAGCAGAACTAGCTTCTACCTTTTTTAATGGTGAGAAAGTGTATTTTGTAAAACCGACAACTTTTATGAATGAGAGTGGAAGGGCTGTTCATGCTCTTTTATCCTATTATGGATTAGATATTGAGGATTTAGTAGTTATCTACGATGATTTAGATATGGAAGTAGGAAAAATACGACTTAGGACGAAAGGATCTGCTGGTGGGCATAATGGCATCAAATCAATTATTAAACATATTGGAACTCAAGAATTTAAACGAATTAAAATTGGTATTGGTCGTCCCAAAAATAATATGACAATTATTCACTATGTGCTAGGAAAATTTGCAAAAGAAGATTATGCTATAATTTTAAATACACTTGACAAGGTTGACGATGCTGTAAAGTATTATTTACAGTCTAATGATTTTGAACAAACAATGCAACAATACAATGGATAA
- the mfd gene encoding transcription-repair coupling factor — protein MDIIEFFNQNKQIADWQKNLNKSIRQLLMGLSSSSKAITMASCVEENHKILILTSSYSEAEKLSSDLIGLLGEKKVYTFLADDTPLAEFVFSSQEKIFARLEALDFLLDSQQSGFLIVNVAASQLFLPNPINFNSAYINLKIGSEYELKDLIHQLSNSGYKQVSQVLNQGEFSLRGDILDIFERSSQMPFRIEFFGDEVDGIRLFNPENQISIQNVEHVRIHPATDIIFTKVDYRNAQKKIENLIEKTVDLTLKSYLEEILTSIKEQTQHADIRKLLSYFYQNEWTILDYLPKHSPIFFDDFQKIMNKNAQFQLEATNLLTESLQKSKAVANQSYFADTYSIFRKYKPATFFSNFHKGLGNLKFDSLYQFNEYPMQEFFSQFQLLKEEISRYKKSNYTVIIQSNSLLSLQSLHKTLQEYEIPLDYVNDAKIHKHTVQLVKGHLIQGFDFIDEKIVLITEYDILQKKVKRKIRRQNISNAERLKNYNELEKGDYVVHNVHGIGRYLGIETIEISGIHRDYLTIQYQNADRISIPVDQIHLLSKYVASDGKAPKLNKLNDGRFQKNKQRVQHQVENIAEDLIKLYAERSQLKGFAFSSDDIYQQEFDNDFPYVETEDQLHSIKEVKKDMESDHPMDRLLVGDVGFGKTEVAMRAAFKAVNDHKQVAILVPTTVLAQQHYTNFKERFNDFPINIEVLSRFKSKSEQTIILEKLKKGQVDIIIGTHRLLSKDIVFADLGLIVIDEEQRFGVKHKEKLKELKTKVDVLTLTATPIPRTLHMSMLGIRDLSVIETPPTNRYPVQTYVLENNVTVIRDAVLREMDRGGQIYYLYNKVDTMEQKVSELKELIPEASIGYVHGQMSEILLESTLLDFINGEYDLLVTTTIIETGVDIPNVNTLFIENADHMGLSTLYQLRGRIGRSNRIAYAYLMYHPDKSLTEVSEKRLETIKGFTELGSGFKIAMRDLSIRGAGNILGSSQSGFIDSVGFEMYSQLLEEAIAKRQGKETKRKKGNAEINLQIDAYLPSDYIADERQKIEIYKRIHEIDSRVNYEELQNELIDRFGEYPDVVAFLLEIGLIKFYLDQVFVQLIERKQQSVVVRFEKVSQRFFLTQDYFEALSVTDLQARISENKGLIEVIFNVKNKKDYKILEELLQFSEKLVEIKNQKKDC, from the coding sequence ATGGATATTATTGAGTTTTTTAATCAAAATAAACAAATAGCTGATTGGCAAAAAAATCTAAATAAATCAATTCGACAACTATTGATGGGATTGTCATCTTCAAGTAAGGCTATCACCATGGCCTCTTGTGTAGAGGAGAATCATAAAATTCTGATTTTAACGTCTAGTTATAGTGAAGCGGAGAAACTTTCTAGTGATTTGATTGGATTGTTGGGAGAGAAAAAAGTATATACATTTCTTGCAGATGATACTCCATTAGCTGAGTTTGTCTTCTCTTCTCAAGAAAAGATTTTTGCTCGTCTAGAAGCTCTAGATTTCTTATTAGATTCTCAACAATCAGGATTTTTAATAGTTAATGTGGCTGCTAGTCAACTATTTTTACCTAATCCCATTAACTTTAATTCGGCTTATATTAATCTGAAAATAGGAAGTGAATATGAATTAAAAGATTTGATTCATCAATTGTCAAATTCAGGTTATAAACAAGTATCACAAGTATTGAATCAAGGAGAGTTCAGTCTTCGAGGTGATATTTTAGATATTTTTGAGCGCTCTAGTCAAATGCCTTTTCGAATTGAATTTTTTGGTGATGAAGTTGATGGTATTCGTCTATTTAATCCGGAAAATCAAATTTCTATTCAAAATGTAGAACATGTGCGTATTCATCCTGCTACAGATATCATATTTACTAAAGTAGATTATAGAAATGCACAGAAAAAAATAGAAAATCTTATAGAAAAAACTGTAGATTTAACGTTGAAATCCTATTTAGAGGAAATTTTAACTAGTATAAAAGAACAGACTCAACATGCTGATATTAGAAAATTATTGTCTTATTTTTATCAAAATGAATGGACAATTCTTGATTATCTTCCAAAACATAGCCCAATTTTCTTTGATGACTTTCAAAAGATCATGAATAAGAATGCTCAATTTCAATTAGAAGCAACAAATTTATTGACAGAAAGTTTACAAAAAAGTAAAGCTGTTGCAAATCAATCTTATTTTGCAGATACATATTCAATATTTAGAAAGTATAAACCAGCTACCTTCTTTTCAAATTTTCATAAAGGATTAGGAAATTTAAAATTTGATTCTCTTTATCAGTTTAATGAGTATCCTATGCAGGAATTTTTTAGTCAATTTCAGCTTTTGAAAGAGGAAATTAGTCGATATAAAAAATCTAACTATACAGTTATTATACAATCAAATTCTTTATTGTCTTTACAAAGTTTACATAAAACTTTACAAGAATATGAAATTCCACTTGATTATGTAAATGATGCCAAGATTCATAAACATACTGTTCAGTTAGTAAAAGGACATTTAATTCAAGGATTTGATTTTATAGACGAAAAAATCGTTTTGATCACTGAATATGATATTCTGCAAAAAAAAGTAAAACGAAAAATTCGCAGGCAAAATATTTCTAATGCTGAACGTTTGAAAAATTATAATGAGCTGGAAAAAGGAGATTATGTTGTTCATAATGTTCATGGAATCGGTCGATATTTAGGAATTGAAACGATTGAAATTTCAGGAATTCATCGTGATTATCTTACTATTCAATATCAAAATGCAGATCGTATTTCTATTCCTGTTGATCAGATTCACTTACTATCTAAATATGTTGCGAGTGATGGTAAAGCGCCTAAGCTTAATAAATTAAATGATGGGCGTTTTCAAAAAAATAAACAGAGAGTGCAACATCAGGTCGAAAATATTGCTGAGGATTTAATCAAACTTTACGCAGAAAGAAGTCAACTAAAGGGATTTGCGTTTTCTAGTGATGATATTTATCAGCAAGAATTTGATAATGATTTTCCTTATGTAGAAACAGAAGATCAACTGCATTCTATAAAAGAAGTTAAAAAAGATATGGAAAGTGATCATCCTATGGATCGTCTTTTAGTGGGGGATGTTGGTTTTGGAAAGACGGAAGTAGCTATGAGAGCTGCTTTTAAAGCAGTAAACGATCACAAACAAGTGGCAATTTTAGTTCCCACTACGGTTTTAGCACAACAACATTATACGAATTTTAAGGAACGTTTCAATGATTTTCCTATTAATATTGAAGTATTAAGTCGTTTTAAAAGTAAATCAGAACAAACAATAATTTTAGAAAAACTAAAAAAAGGGCAGGTGGATATTATTATTGGAACGCATCGCCTCCTGTCAAAAGATATTGTATTTGCTGATTTGGGACTCATTGTTATTGATGAGGAACAACGCTTTGGAGTTAAACATAAAGAAAAATTAAAAGAGTTGAAAACGAAAGTTGATGTTTTAACCTTGACGGCGACCCCTATTCCTCGTACGCTTCACATGTCTATGTTAGGTATACGTGATTTATCAGTTATTGAAACTCCTCCAACAAATCGCTACCCAGTTCAAACTTATGTTTTAGAAAATAATGTAACAGTCATTAGAGATGCAGTTTTAAGAGAAATGGATCGAGGGGGGCAGATTTACTATCTTTACAATAAAGTTGACACAATGGAGCAAAAAGTTTCAGAATTGAAAGAACTGATTCCAGAGGCTTCTATTGGATATGTGCATGGTCAAATGAGTGAAATTCTTCTTGAAAGTACTTTACTTGATTTTATCAATGGGGAATATGATCTTCTAGTAACAACGACGATTATTGAAACTGGTGTTGATATTCCTAATGTTAATACTCTTTTTATTGAAAATGCAGATCACATGGGATTATCAACTTTATATCAATTGCGAGGGCGTATTGGTCGTAGCAATCGTATTGCATATGCTTATCTCATGTATCATCCTGACAAGTCTTTAACAGAAGTTTCTGAAAAACGTTTAGAAACTATAAAAGGTTTTACAGAATTGGGTTCTGGTTTTAAAATTGCTATGCGTGATTTATCCATTCGTGGTGCAGGAAATATTTTAGGAAGTTCACAGTCTGGCTTTATTGATTCTGTTGGATTTGAAATGTATTCTCAATTGCTGGAGGAAGCTATTGCTAAGAGACAAGGAAAAGAGACAAAAAGGAAAAAAGGAAATGCTGAAATTAATTTACAAATTGATGCCTATCTTCCTAGTGATTATATTGCTGATGAAAGGCAAAAAATTGAAATTTACAAACGGATTCATGAGATTGACAGTCGTGTAAATTATGAAGAATTACAGAATGAGTTGATTGATCGTTTCGGAGAATATCCAGATGTTGTTGCCTTTCTATTGGAAATTGGTCTTATAAAATTTTATTTAGATCAAGTTTTTGTGCAACTCATTGAGAGAAAACAACAATCTGTAGTGGTTCGGTTTGAAAAAGTTTCTCAACGTTTTTTCTTAACCCAAGATTATTTTGAAGCCCTTTCCGTAACAGATTTACAAGCAAGAATTTCAGAAAATAAAGGATTGATTGAAGTTATATTTAATGTAAAAAATAAAAAAGATTATAAAATTTTAGAAGAACTTCTGCAATTTTCTGAAAAATTAGTAGAAATTAAAAATCAAAAGAAAGATTGCTAA
- a CDS encoding RNA-binding S4 domain-containing protein — protein MRLDKYLKVSRIIKRRPIAKEVADKGRIKVNGILAKSSANLKINDEIEIRFGNKILLVRVLEMKDSTKKEDAAKMYDIIKETKVEVDG, from the coding sequence ATGAGATTAGATAAATATTTGAAAGTATCCCGTATTATAAAACGTCGTCCTATCGCTAAAGAAGTAGCCGATAAGGGAAGAATCAAAGTAAATGGAATTTTAGCTAAAAGTTCAGCAAATTTAAAAATCAATGATGAAATAGAGATTCGTTTTGGAAATAAAATTTTATTAGTCCGTGTTCTGGAAATGAAAGATAGCACGAAAAAAGAAGACGCCGCTAAAATGTATGACATTATAAAAGAAACAAAGGTAGAAGTAGATGGCTAG